A region of the Chryseobacterium gotjawalense genome:
TTACAAAGATGAAGTCCCTGTTTTTATAGGAGTTCTCAATGGAGTAATTATGTTTTTTTCTGACTTCCTGAAACATTATCCGGGAGAATGCGAAATCGCTTTTATTCAGATGAGTTCTTATTCCGGTGGATTACAGTCCACAGGAATTGTCTATAAGAAAATGGACCTCACCAAGGAAGTAGAAGGCCGCCACATCATCCTGATGGAGGATATCATCGATACAGGAAACACCATTGAAAGCCTGTTTGAATACTTTAAAAACACCCAGCACCCGAAATCTTTAAGAGTAGCCTCTTTATTATTAAAGCCGGATGTTTACAAAAAACAATTTAAAATCGATTACGTGGCCAAAGAGATCCCGAATAAGTTTGTCTTAGGTTACGGACTGGATTATGATGAATTAGGAAGAAATCTTCCGGAT
Encoded here:
- the hpt gene encoding hypoxanthine phosphoribosyltransferase — translated: MNIVKIHDKEFVPYLKNDEIQSLIKELALKVYEDYKDEVPVFIGVLNGVIMFFSDFLKHYPGECEIAFIQMSSYSGGLQSTGIVYKKMDLTKEVEGRHIILMEDIIDTGNTIESLFEYFKNTQHPKSLRVASLLLKPDVYKKQFKIDYVAKEIPNKFVLGYGLDYDELGRNLPDLYQLSEGRINH